A window of the Oscillospiraceae bacterium NTUH-002-81 genome harbors these coding sequences:
- a CDS encoding EAL domain-containing protein, with the protein MCFLPENISGYTYEQLFGNADWALCRAKETGRNRYVFCDCLRRYETWNLDDAKVEDVDARYLHNDIISTAFEIFEKMNNFSLAIHLLLKVIGYQFDLDRITVVRTDVKGRLAGKQYQWCAEGIPGALDVPGSFQKEDFLTLFHSYDEYGTTVLQYDSMHRYSEGARNLLMQGDAKTVLYAAMYQDGSYTGAISFVVCKEKRYWSEKNRRQLGEVTKLISIHMAKNPSMNALTRGASNLLEYDSLTGLISFSRFKEEVERQIVGELADTYAVIYTDFENFKYFNQQYGYRSGDQLLKDFCDAVMENMKETDVGDIYFSRVVSDQFILFQPVGEVSALVEKVERVNREFCRQQMLWHPEIRARVRSGIYVIDASCESASAAIDAANYARKQILPSSLHMAFLYDEKLAKQHEMEKQTLNGIELAIKNHEIEVYFQPKVRLSDDTVAGAEALSRWHREDGTLMEPDLFIATLEKDGRIVDLDFYVLEQVAAFLSKCREEGRKLLPIAVNGSILHARDAHTVEKMPGCAGPVWPGSVTHRGGTDRDGHGQRL; encoded by the coding sequence GTGTGTTTTCTGCCGGAAAATATATCCGGTTATACGTATGAGCAGTTGTTCGGCAATGCAGACTGGGCGCTTTGCAGAGCCAAGGAAACCGGACGCAACCGGTATGTATTCTGCGACTGCTTAAGAAGATATGAGACATGGAATCTGGATGATGCGAAGGTGGAGGATGTGGATGCCAGATACCTGCACAACGATATCATATCTACCGCCTTTGAAATCTTCGAGAAAATGAACAATTTCAGTCTGGCCATCCATCTGCTTCTGAAAGTGATCGGTTATCAGTTCGATCTGGATCGGATCACAGTGGTACGCACGGATGTGAAAGGCAGGCTGGCAGGTAAACAGTACCAGTGGTGTGCGGAGGGGATCCCCGGGGCACTGGATGTGCCGGGATCTTTCCAGAAGGAAGATTTCCTGACGCTGTTCCACAGCTATGACGAGTATGGCACGACGGTATTGCAGTATGACAGCATGCACAGATATTCCGAAGGCGCCAGAAACCTGCTCATGCAGGGCGATGCCAAGACGGTGCTCTATGCAGCCATGTACCAGGATGGCAGCTACACCGGCGCCATTTCCTTCGTGGTATGCAAGGAGAAGCGCTACTGGTCGGAGAAGAACCGGCGGCAGCTGGGGGAAGTGACAAAGCTCATTTCCATCCACATGGCGAAGAATCCGTCCATGAATGCCCTGACCAGGGGGGCATCCAACCTGCTGGAATACGATTCCCTCACCGGCCTCATTTCCTTTTCCCGTTTTAAGGAAGAGGTGGAGCGGCAGATCGTGGGAGAGCTGGCGGACACCTATGCCGTGATTTACACAGATTTTGAAAATTTCAAATATTTTAACCAGCAGTACGGATACCGCAGCGGTGACCAGCTGTTGAAGGATTTCTGTGATGCCGTTATGGAAAATATGAAGGAAACCGATGTGGGAGATATCTATTTCTCCCGGGTGGTGTCGGATCAGTTCATTCTGTTCCAGCCGGTCGGCGAGGTGTCGGCGCTGGTGGAAAAGGTAGAGCGGGTGAACCGGGAGTTCTGCCGGCAGCAGATGCTGTGGCATCCCGAGATCCGGGCCCGGGTGCGCAGCGGTATCTATGTGATCGATGCCAGCTGCGAGAGCGCTTCGGCGGCCATTGATGCGGCCAACTATGCGAGAAAACAGATCCTGCCCAGTTCCCTTCACATGGCTTTTCTGTATGATGAGAAGCTGGCAAAGCAGCATGAGATGGAAAAACAGACGTTAAACGGCATTGAGCTGGCCATCAAAAATCATGAGATCGAGGTGTATTTCCAGCCCAAGGTGCGTCTGTCGGATGACACTGTTGCCGGAGCGGAGGCGCTGTCCCGGTGGCACCGGGAGGACGGCACACTGATGGAGCCGGATCTGTTTATTGCCACGCTGGAAAAGGACGGCCGGATCGTGGATTTGGATTTCTACGTGCTGGAGCAGGTGGCAGCGTTCCTGAGCAAATGCCGGGAGGAAGGGCGGAAGCTTCTGCCCATCGCGGTGAACGGTTCCATCCTTCACGCCAGGGACGCCCACACGGTGGAAAAAATGCCGGGCTGTGCTGGACCGGTATGGCCTGGATCCGTCACTCATCGAGGTGGAACTGACAGAGACGGCCACGGTCAACGATTATGA
- a CDS encoding GGDEF domain-containing protein: MKRTDKIEVGAFARTLRRSGIYVYAYDKEEDRMVFFSDQENCCREVLHWQDSPEIRSWIHPEDRDIFAQLLKGSREESAELRMVEDGVTRRKLVETQLLDDRFVTGIIRDVTVERKRERMLEEQAHRDPLTGLYNRSRGTELISTYLSQKDPYASCGLMMLDIDYFKGVNDSYGHLFGDRALETFAQLLLSLFRPGDVIMRVSGDGFVVLLKDIDHNRLVKKAGELVEATRRLRFSEETYHMTCSAGGVFSAGKYIRLYV; encoded by the coding sequence ATGAAGCGCACAGATAAAATAGAAGTGGGAGCGTTTGCCAGGACGCTGCGCAGAAGCGGTATTTACGTGTATGCCTACGACAAAGAAGAAGATCGTATGGTATTTTTCAGCGACCAGGAAAACTGCTGCCGGGAGGTTTTGCACTGGCAGGATTCCCCGGAGATCCGCAGCTGGATCCATCCGGAGGACCGGGATATTTTTGCGCAGCTGCTGAAAGGCAGCCGGGAGGAATCGGCGGAGCTGCGCATGGTGGAGGACGGTGTCACCCGGCGGAAGCTGGTGGAGACCCAGCTGCTGGACGACCGGTTTGTGACCGGCATTATCCGGGATGTGACCGTGGAACGCAAACGGGAACGGATGCTGGAAGAACAGGCGCACAGAGATCCCCTTACCGGCCTGTACAACCGCAGCCGCGGAACGGAGCTGATCAGCACCTATCTTTCTCAGAAAGATCCTTATGCTTCCTGTGGACTGATGATGCTGGATATTGATTATTTCAAAGGTGTCAATGACAGCTACGGGCACCTGTTTGGGGACCGGGCGCTGGAGACCTTTGCACAGCTTCTGCTGTCCCTGTTCCGCCCCGGAGATGTGATCATGCGTGTCAGTGGAGATGGATTCGTGGTTCTTTTAAAGGATATTGACCACAACAGGCTGGTGAAGAAGGCAGGAGAGCTGGTGGAGGCCACCAGACGGCTTCGTTTTTCGGAAGAAACGTATCATATGACATGCAGTGCAGGGGGTGTGTTTTCTGCCGGAAAATATATCCGGTTATACGTATGA
- a CDS encoding DUF6198 family protein: MEENTSQKQLTHFPGWLALAIAVTINSFGVVLMLHSNAGISAISSVPYAFSLVLPFLTLGTWTYIFQGLLVLSLMILRKKFVPSYLFSFVVGFIFGKLLDVHELWIDVLPQRLPLLVVYFVASYLLISLGIALSNRCGLPIVPTDLFPRELSQITGIPYPKIKISFDVICLAVTGGMTFFFLGHLQGLGIGTVAAAFTMGKMVGIFGNWLDRHFSFHS; encoded by the coding sequence ATGGAAGAAAACACATCACAAAAGCAACTGACCCACTTTCCCGGCTGGCTGGCACTTGCCATCGCCGTCACCATCAACAGCTTCGGCGTTGTCCTGATGCTGCACTCCAACGCCGGTATTTCCGCCATTTCCAGCGTTCCCTACGCTTTTTCTCTCGTCCTGCCTTTTCTGACCTTAGGCACCTGGACGTATATTTTTCAGGGGCTTCTCGTCCTCAGTCTCATGATCCTTCGGAAAAAATTCGTTCCGTCCTATCTTTTCAGCTTTGTTGTGGGCTTCATCTTCGGCAAACTGCTGGATGTCCATGAGCTGTGGATCGACGTGCTGCCCCAGCGTCTGCCGCTTCTGGTGGTCTATTTTGTCGCCAGCTATCTGCTCATCAGTCTGGGCATCGCCCTGTCCAACCGGTGCGGCCTGCCCATCGTTCCCACGGATCTCTTTCCCAGGGAGCTGTCCCAGATCACCGGCATTCCCTACCCGAAGATCAAAATTTCCTTTGACGTCATCTGCCTGGCCGTCACCGGCGGCATGACCTTCTTCTTTCTCGGTCATTTACAGGGTCTTGGCATCGGCACCGTAGCTGCGGCCTTCACCATGGGCAAAATGGTGGGGATCTTCGGCAACTGGCTGGATCGACATTTTTCGTTTCACTCTTGA
- a CDS encoding phosphoribosylaminoimidazolesuccinocarboxamide synthase has protein sequence MQELKPIKEGKVREIYDNGDSLIMVATDRISCFDVILHNEVTKKGAVLTQMSKFWFDLTEDIIPNHMISVDTADMPEFFQQEKFQGKSMMCRKLNMLPIECIVRGYITGSGWASYQKNGTVCGIRLPEGLKESDKLPEPIYTPSTKAEIGDHDENISFEQSVDHLEKYFPGKGCELAEQLRDNTIALYKKCAEYALNKGIIIADTKFEFGLDENGNMVLGDEMLTPDSSRFWPADGYEAGHSQPSFDKQFARDWLTANPDNDWTLPQEIVDKTIAKYLQAYKMLTGKDLD, from the coding sequence ATGCAGGAATTAAAACCAATCAAAGAAGGTAAAGTACGTGAGATCTATGACAACGGCGACAGCCTGATCATGGTTGCCACTGACCGCATCAGCTGCTTCGATGTGATCCTCCACAATGAGGTGACCAAGAAGGGTGCGGTACTGACCCAGATGTCCAAGTTCTGGTTCGACCTGACGGAGGATATCATCCCGAACCACATGATTTCTGTGGACACAGCCGACATGCCGGAATTCTTCCAGCAGGAGAAGTTCCAGGGCAAGTCCATGATGTGCCGGAAGCTGAACATGCTTCCCATCGAGTGTATCGTCCGCGGCTACATCACCGGAAGCGGCTGGGCCAGCTACCAGAAGAACGGCACTGTATGCGGCATCCGTCTTCCCGAAGGGCTGAAAGAGTCCGACAAGCTTCCTGAACCGATCTACACCCCTTCCACCAAGGCAGAGATCGGCGACCACGACGAGAACATCTCCTTTGAACAGAGCGTGGATCACCTTGAAAAATATTTTCCGGGCAAGGGCTGTGAGCTTGCTGAACAGCTCCGCGACAACACCATTGCCCTCTATAAGAAATGTGCCGAGTACGCCCTGAACAAAGGCATCATCATTGCAGACACCAAGTTCGAGTTCGGTCTGGATGAGAACGGCAACATGGTACTGGGCGATGAGATGCTCACCCCGGACAGCTCCCGTTTCTGGCCTGCTGACGGCTACGAGGCAGGACATTCCCAGCCGTCCTTCGACAAGCAGTTTGCCCGCGACTGGCTCACTGCCAACCCCGACAACGACTGGACACTGCCCCAGGAGATCGTGGACAAGACCATCGCCAAATATCTCCAGGCATACAAGATGCTCACCGGCAAGGATCTGGACTAA
- a CDS encoding MATE family efflux transporter, which translates to MKAVQNDMTAGEPMKLILSFTLPIFIGNVFQQFYNMADAVIVGKFVGNQALAAVGSTGTIMFLIFGFVVGMTAGFTVLTAQKFGAGDMVGMRRTVAGAGILSLAVGIFLTISFLLFMKPLLVLMHTPEDIFADAYAYIMIISGGILAQMLYNLLSSILRAIGNSKIPLYFLILSALLNIVLDLVFIVVFGLGAAGAAIATVIAQGVSGVLCLIYIAAKIPVLHLKREDFHVGSTILLSQLHVGIPMALQYSITAIGTMMVQSSLNILGSTLVAAFTAAGKIEQLVTQGYAAMGTTMATYGAQNMGAGAVQRIRQGFRACTILGVIYAFLAAGFAMTVGKYMTYLFVSQDVQLIMDSVDIYLKCIGVFFIPLAVVNIYRNGIQGLGYGLLPMMAGVAELIGRGVVAILAARRRSYLGVCLASPAAWVLAGGLLLLMYYYIMHVDMRRMFGEKAVSGEKP; encoded by the coding sequence ATGAAAGCAGTACAGAATGACATGACTGCGGGAGAGCCGATGAAGCTCATCCTGAGCTTTACGCTGCCGATTTTTATCGGCAATGTCTTCCAGCAGTTTTATAATATGGCAGACGCCGTGATCGTGGGAAAATTCGTGGGTAATCAGGCGCTGGCGGCGGTGGGAAGCACCGGCACGATCATGTTTCTGATTTTTGGCTTTGTGGTGGGCATGACCGCCGGATTTACGGTGCTGACGGCCCAGAAATTCGGCGCTGGGGATATGGTCGGCATGCGGCGGACGGTGGCCGGGGCCGGGATCCTGTCTCTGGCTGTGGGCATTTTTCTGACAATCTCGTTTCTGCTGTTTATGAAACCGCTGTTGGTTCTCATGCATACGCCGGAGGATATTTTTGCGGATGCTTATGCGTATATCATGATCATCAGCGGCGGCATTCTGGCCCAGATGCTGTATAATCTGCTGTCCAGCATTTTGCGGGCCATCGGCAACAGCAAGATCCCACTTTATTTTCTGATCTTAAGTGCGCTTTTGAATATTGTGCTGGATCTGGTGTTCATTGTGGTGTTCGGCCTGGGGGCCGCCGGGGCAGCCATTGCCACCGTCATTGCCCAGGGCGTTTCCGGGGTGCTCTGCCTTATTTACATTGCGGCGAAGATCCCGGTGCTGCACCTGAAGCGGGAAGACTTCCATGTGGGAAGCACGATCCTTCTGAGCCAGCTTCATGTGGGCATTCCCATGGCGCTGCAGTATTCCATCACGGCCATCGGTACGATGATGGTGCAGTCGTCCCTGAATATCCTGGGCTCCACGCTGGTGGCGGCGTTCACCGCAGCCGGGAAAATCGAGCAGCTGGTGACCCAGGGCTATGCGGCCATGGGAACGACCATGGCGACCTACGGTGCCCAGAATATGGGAGCCGGGGCGGTGCAGCGGATCCGGCAGGGCTTTCGGGCGTGCACGATCCTGGGTGTAATCTACGCCTTCCTCGCGGCAGGCTTTGCCATGACCGTGGGAAAATATATGACGTACCTGTTTGTTTCTCAGGATGTACAACTCATCATGGATTCTGTGGACATTTACCTGAAATGCATCGGCGTGTTCTTCATTCCGCTGGCGGTGGTGAACATTTACCGCAACGGCATCCAGGGGCTGGGCTATGGCCTGCTGCCTATGATGGCCGGTGTGGCAGAACTCATCGGCCGGGGCGTGGTGGCGATCCTGGCGGCGCGCAGAAGAAGCTATCTGGGCGTCTGCCTGGCAAGTCCGGCGGCCTGGGTGCTGGCAGGCGGATTGCTGCTGCTCATGTACTACTACATCATGCATGTGGATATGAGGCGGATGTTCGGGGAGAAAGCCGTTTCCGGTGAAAAACCATGA
- a CDS encoding MATE family efflux transporter encodes MRDTKVDMLHGPLAGKLFWFALPIAASSMLQQLFNAADTAVVGKFADAAALAAVGTNGEIVAFIVSLSAGLAVGTNVLLGMCIGKGEKKDIQGVIQIAMVLALAVGLVGLLLGQVVARPILVLIHTPEEILDLAVQYLRIYCLGYPALLVYDFGSAILRSKGDSRRPFLILTFSGFINVGLNLFFVIVCGLGVAGVAIATDLSTLFSAGMVVWWLIRETDEIRLSVESLCFSGKFVGKIVSIGLPAGLQGAVFCLANIFIQSAVNSFGSIAVAGSAISMNYEYFSYYILSACGQAATTFVSQNYAAGNRQRCRRILVLCLVGSVLFDSIVNTPLVIWRQAFSGIFSSEAAVIEAACQRMLIVLALGPVCGLYEVPAGVMRGMGYSLRPALMTMLGICLFRIVWVETVFRQVRTLPCLFIVFPITWAITLVLIWGTFRLVAWDKLKGNEGSAA; translated from the coding sequence ATGAGAGATACAAAAGTGGACATGCTCCACGGGCCGCTGGCGGGAAAACTGTTCTGGTTTGCCCTGCCCATTGCGGCCAGCAGTATGCTGCAGCAGCTGTTTAACGCAGCGGATACGGCGGTGGTGGGAAAGTTTGCGGATGCCGCGGCACTGGCGGCGGTGGGCACCAACGGAGAGATCGTGGCATTTATCGTGAGCCTGTCGGCAGGACTGGCGGTGGGCACCAACGTGCTGCTGGGCATGTGTATTGGAAAAGGAGAAAAGAAAGATATTCAGGGCGTGATCCAGATCGCCATGGTGCTGGCGCTGGCGGTGGGACTGGTCGGCCTGCTTCTGGGGCAGGTGGTTGCCAGACCGATTCTGGTGCTGATCCACACGCCGGAGGAAATTCTGGATCTGGCCGTGCAGTATCTGCGGATCTACTGTCTGGGCTATCCGGCGCTGCTGGTCTATGATTTCGGTTCGGCAATCCTGCGCTCCAAGGGGGACAGCCGCAGGCCATTTCTGATCCTGACGTTTTCCGGCTTTATCAATGTGGGCCTGAATCTGTTTTTCGTCATTGTGTGTGGACTGGGTGTGGCCGGTGTTGCCATTGCTACCGATCTTTCCACCCTGTTTTCTGCGGGGATGGTTGTCTGGTGGCTGATCCGGGAGACGGATGAGATCCGTTTATCTGTGGAAAGCCTCTGTTTTTCCGGAAAATTTGTGGGAAAAATCGTGTCTATCGGGCTACCCGCAGGGCTGCAGGGAGCGGTGTTCTGCCTGGCCAATATTTTTATCCAGTCGGCGGTGAACAGCTTTGGCTCCATTGCGGTGGCGGGCAGTGCCATTTCCATGAATTATGAGTATTTTTCCTATTATATCCTCAGCGCCTGCGGGCAGGCGGCGACCACCTTTGTCAGCCAGAACTATGCGGCGGGCAACCGGCAGCGGTGCAGACGGATCCTGGTGCTCTGCCTGGTGGGCTCGGTGCTGTTTGACAGTATCGTCAACACGCCGCTGGTCATCTGGCGGCAGGCATTTTCGGGGATCTTTTCCTCAGAGGCGGCCGTGATCGAGGCTGCCTGCCAGCGGATGCTCATTGTGCTGGCACTGGGGCCGGTGTGCGGCCTGTATGAGGTGCCTGCCGGTGTTATGCGGGGCATGGGATATTCCCTGCGTCCCGCACTGATGACCATGCTGGGTATCTGCCTTTTCCGCATCGTCTGGGTGGAGACGGTTTTCCGACAGGTGCGGACGCTGCCCTGTCTGTTCATCGTATTTCCCATCACCTGGGCCATCACGCTGGTGCTGATCTGGGGGACTTTCAGGCTTGTGGCCTGGGATAAATTGAAGGGAAACGAGGGATCAGCCGCCTGA
- a CDS encoding ATP-binding cassette domain-containing protein: MNEQQIQEKETEQGAEPRAIRIRNAHVHNLKNIDVDIPLHKIVGVAGVSGSGKSSLALGVLYAEGSRRYLEALSTYTRRRMTQAAKAQVDEVLYVPAALALHQRPGVPGIRSTFGTGSELLNSLRLLFSRVAHHRCPNGHVLEPSLRVAAGHDLVCPVCGVHFYAPSAEELAFNSQGACRTCSGTGIVRTVNEAALVPDESLTIDEGAVAPWGSLMWSLMTDVCRAMGVRTDVPFRELTEKERDIVYHGPAEKKHIFYKSKTTNQAGEMDFTYYNATYTVENALAKVKDEKGMKRVERFLKEGVCPDCGGTRLSARAREPKVRGLGLAEVCQMPLSDLVEWVAGVPQTLPEEMRPMAESICDSFAGVAARLLDLGLGYLSLDRAASTLSTGERQRMQLARAVRNRTTGVLYVLDEPSIGLHPSNIVGLKGVMRDLLADGNSVILVDHDVQILSEADWVVEMGPEAGADGGQVIAQGTISQVADNPASRIGPFLAGKTVQVRSRILRAQMFDNGAIHLSTAAIHTVKPLKVDIPKGRLTAVTGVSGSGKTTLILESLIPGLSAALEGKPLPPHVRGVTAEGIRQIKLIDAAPIGINVRSTVATYANVHDELRKTYAKLPLARERKTTAGAFSYNTGNLRCPTCDGTGVVSLDVQFLPDVDIPCPDCRGSRYRKEAYEIKRENADGALYALPELMAMDVKHAKEACQDLKTVRQRLQVLEDLGLGYLTLGEATPSLSGGEAQRLKLASEMGRQQDTSVFVFDEPTIGLHPLDVQTLLQVFDRLVENGATVIVIEHDLDVIANADYVIDMGPGGGEAGGWIVAAGTPEEIRKNPESVTGKYLRL, encoded by the coding sequence ATGAACGAACAACAGATACAGGAAAAAGAAACAGAACAGGGGGCAGAGCCCCGGGCAATCCGCATTCGGAATGCCCATGTACACAATCTGAAAAATATTGACGTAGATATTCCCCTGCACAAAATCGTGGGGGTCGCGGGGGTGTCGGGCTCGGGAAAATCTTCCCTGGCGCTTGGCGTATTGTATGCAGAGGGCTCCCGCCGGTATCTGGAAGCGCTGTCTACCTACACGCGTCGGCGGATGACCCAGGCGGCGAAGGCCCAGGTGGATGAGGTGCTGTACGTGCCTGCCGCGCTGGCACTGCATCAGCGGCCGGGGGTGCCGGGGATCCGCAGCACCTTTGGGACAGGATCGGAGCTTCTGAACAGCCTGCGGCTGTTGTTTTCCCGGGTGGCGCACCATCGGTGCCCAAACGGGCATGTGCTGGAGCCGTCCCTGCGGGTGGCGGCGGGGCATGATCTGGTGTGCCCGGTGTGCGGGGTACATTTTTATGCGCCGTCGGCGGAAGAGCTGGCGTTTAACAGCCAGGGGGCTTGCCGGACGTGCAGCGGCACAGGCATTGTGCGGACGGTGAATGAGGCGGCGCTGGTGCCGGATGAATCGCTGACCATTGACGAGGGGGCGGTGGCACCCTGGGGTTCTCTCATGTGGTCGCTGATGACGGATGTGTGCCGGGCCATGGGGGTGCGTACGGACGTGCCTTTTCGGGAACTGACGGAGAAAGAGCGGGATATCGTGTATCACGGCCCCGCGGAAAAGAAGCATATTTTTTACAAATCCAAGACGACCAATCAGGCCGGAGAGATGGATTTTACCTATTACAATGCCACCTATACGGTGGAAAATGCCCTGGCAAAGGTGAAGGATGAGAAGGGTATGAAGCGGGTGGAGCGTTTTCTGAAGGAAGGGGTCTGCCCGGACTGCGGCGGCACCCGTCTGTCTGCCCGGGCCCGGGAGCCGAAGGTGCGGGGACTGGGCCTTGCCGAGGTGTGCCAGATGCCCCTTTCGGATCTGGTGGAATGGGTGGCTGGCGTGCCACAGACACTGCCGGAGGAAATGCGGCCCATGGCGGAGAGCATCTGCGATTCTTTTGCCGGGGTGGCGGCGCGGCTTCTGGATCTGGGACTTGGTTACCTGTCACTGGATCGAGCGGCGTCCACCCTGTCCACGGGAGAGCGGCAGCGGATGCAGCTGGCCCGTGCCGTGCGAAACCGCACCACGGGCGTGCTGTACGTGCTGGATGAGCCTTCCATCGGTCTGCATCCGTCCAACATTGTGGGACTGAAAGGTGTCATGCGCGATCTTCTGGCGGACGGCAACTCAGTGATCCTGGTGGATCACGATGTACAGATCCTGTCTGAGGCAGACTGGGTGGTGGAGATGGGGCCGGAAGCGGGGGCGGACGGTGGCCAGGTCATTGCCCAAGGAACGATTTCGCAGGTGGCGGACAATCCGGCTTCCCGGATTGGGCCGTTCCTGGCAGGGAAAACGGTGCAGGTGCGAAGCCGGATACTGCGGGCGCAGATGTTTGACAATGGCGCCATCCATCTGTCCACGGCGGCCATCCACACGGTGAAGCCGCTGAAGGTGGACATTCCCAAAGGGCGGCTGACGGCGGTCACCGGCGTGTCGGGCTCGGGCAAAACGACGTTGATTCTGGAAAGCCTGATCCCGGGACTTTCGGCGGCGCTGGAGGGAAAGCCGCTGCCGCCCCATGTGCGCGGTGTGACGGCGGAGGGCATCCGGCAGATCAAACTCATCGATGCGGCACCCATCGGCATCAACGTCCGTTCCACGGTTGCCACTTATGCCAACGTCCATGACGAGCTGCGAAAAACGTATGCAAAACTGCCGCTGGCCAGGGAACGAAAAACAACAGCTGGTGCTTTTTCCTATAATACGGGAAACCTGCGCTGTCCCACCTGCGACGGCACCGGCGTGGTGAGCCTGGATGTGCAGTTTTTGCCGGATGTGGACATCCCCTGCCCGGATTGCCGGGGAAGTCGTTATCGGAAAGAGGCCTATGAGATAAAGCGGGAAAATGCTGACGGGGCGCTGTATGCGCTGCCGGAGCTGATGGCCATGGATGTGAAGCATGCAAAAGAAGCCTGCCAGGATCTGAAAACTGTGCGGCAGCGGCTGCAGGTGCTGGAGGATCTGGGGCTTGGTTATCTGACGCTGGGGGAGGCGACGCCCAGCTTGTCTGGCGGGGAAGCCCAGCGGCTGAAACTGGCATCGGAGATGGGGCGACAGCAGGATACGTCGGTGTTTGTGTTTGACGAGCCCACCATCGGCCTGCATCCGCTGGATGTGCAGACGCTGCTGCAGGTGTTTGACCGGCTGGTGGAGAATGGCGCCACCGTGATCGTCATTGAGCACGATCTGGATGTGATCGCCAATGCGGATTATGTGATCGATATGGGGCCCGGCGGCGGAGAGGCCGGTGGATGGATCGTGGCTGCCGGAACGCCGGAGGAGATCCGAAAGAATCCAGAAAGTGTGACGGGAAAATACCTGCGGCTGTGA
- a CDS encoding MATE family efflux transporter translates to MSSDFTKGNIMKSLLGFMAPVLGALFLQAMYGAVDLLVVGKFGTPVDVSAVGTGSQIMTTLTNLLVSFSMGTTIFLGQTLGEGKPHKGGDIIGNSILLFFVIGVCLTVLLPLTAGGIAGVMNAPEEAFARTVAYIRICGAGSIVIIAYNLIGSVFRGIGDSRTPLVTVAIACVCNIFGDLLLVAGFHMGAAGAAIATVFAQLVSVGISFVLIRKKTLPFSFSGKQIRFEKKNVSKIIGLGFPIALQDFLVGLSFMIILAIVNRLGVSASAGVGVAEKVVAFLMLIPSAFMQGMAAFVAQNYGAGCYERAHRSLFYAMGLSLVCALVMFYLAFFQGDLLSYIFASDAAVIAASADYLKAYAIDCLLTCFYFCFVGYFNGIGSTRFVMIQGILGAFGIRVPLAFLFSSRPGATLFTIGLATPSSTIVQVVLCIIWFLVEKRKEKQWAIKCDSAGS, encoded by the coding sequence ATGTCCAGTGATTTTACAAAAGGAAATATTATGAAATCTCTGCTGGGATTTATGGCGCCGGTGCTGGGAGCGCTGTTTTTGCAGGCGATGTACGGCGCGGTGGATCTGCTGGTGGTGGGAAAGTTTGGTACGCCGGTGGATGTGTCCGCGGTGGGAACGGGTTCTCAGATTATGACAACGCTGACGAATCTGCTGGTGAGTTTTTCTATGGGAACGACGATTTTTCTCGGACAGACGCTGGGAGAGGGGAAGCCGCATAAGGGCGGTGACATCATTGGCAACAGTATTTTGCTGTTTTTTGTGATCGGCGTATGCCTGACGGTGCTGCTGCCTCTGACAGCTGGCGGGATTGCCGGCGTGATGAATGCGCCGGAGGAAGCATTTGCCCGGACGGTGGCGTATATCCGCATCTGCGGGGCCGGTTCCATTGTGATCATTGCTTATAATCTGATCGGCAGTGTGTTTCGCGGCATCGGGGATTCCCGGACACCGCTGGTGACGGTGGCCATTGCCTGTGTCTGCAATATTTTCGGCGATCTTCTGCTGGTGGCCGGTTTTCATATGGGGGCGGCAGGCGCGGCCATTGCTACAGTGTTTGCACAGCTTGTGAGTGTGGGCATTTCTTTTGTTTTGATCCGGAAAAAGACGCTGCCCTTTTCTTTTTCCGGAAAACAGATCCGATTTGAAAAAAAGAATGTGAGCAAGATCATTGGACTGGGATTCCCCATTGCGCTGCAGGATTTTCTGGTGGGGCTTTCCTTTATGATCATTCTGGCGATCGTGAACCGGCTGGGTGTCAGTGCCTCCGCGGGGGTGGGCGTGGCCGAGAAGGTGGTGGCATTTCTCATGCTGATCCCGTCTGCGTTTATGCAGGGCATGGCGGCTTTTGTGGCGCAGAATTACGGCGCGGGCTGCTATGAGCGGGCGCACCGGTCGTTGTTTTATGCCATGGGGCTGTCGCTGGTGTGTGCACTGGTGATGTTTTACCTGGCATTTTTCCAGGGGGATCTTTTGTCCTACATTTTTGCCAGCGACGCGGCGGTGATCGCAGCCAGTGCGGATTATCTGAAGGCCTATGCCATCGACTGTCTGCTGACCTGCTTTTATTTCTGCTTTGTTGGATATTTCAACGGTATCGGCTCCACCCGTTTTGTGATGATCCAGGGCATTCTGGGGGCGTTTGGCATCCGTGTGCCGCTGGCGTTTTTGTTCAGCAGCCGACCGGGGGCAACACTGTTTACCATCGGGCTGGCGACACCATCCTCCACCATCGTGCAGGTGGTATTGTGCATCATCTGGTTTCTGGTGGAGAAGCGCAAAGAAAAACAGTGGGCAATCAAGTGCGATAGCGCGGGTTCGTGA